The genome window GGCTACACCTCACGGCCACCGGGCGCTACCTCGTCGAGCAGACGGACGGTCTGGTTGAAGAGTGCGACCGCATCACCTCCACCATGGCGTCCGTCGCCGGAGCCACGCCCATCGAGTTCGGCCTGGGCGGCTTCTCGACCGCGGCCTCCAGTCTGCTCGTCCCGCTCGCGGCGGAGCTGCAGGCCACACAGCCTAAGGTCACCGTGCGGGTGGTCGAGGCGAGCCCGTCGCGGTGCCTGGACCTCCTCCTCGCGGAGCGGATCGATCTCGCCGTCGTCGTGGCCACCGAGGCCGAGGCCGACGTCGGCGCCGATGCAAGGGTCGAGGAGACGCCGCTGCTCGACGATCCGCTGGACGTCATGCTGCCGCTGAAGCACCGCTTGGCCGCAAGATCCTCCGTCTCGTTGCACGAACTCGTGGGGGAGGTCTGGATCACGGACGCGCCGGGTACCGCCTACCGCGCGTTGTTCTCCGCTGCATTCACCGCGGCCGGCGTGAACCCGAAGGTCCAGCACGAGGTGACCGAGTGGGAGACGACGACGGCTCTCGTCGGGGCCGGGATGGGCCTCGGCCTGGTGCCGCGCCTGGCGAGCCTGGCGGGGGCCGAGAATGTGCGGCGCGTGCCCATCTCAGGTCCGGCGCGGCCGACGCGGCGGATCCTCGCCGCAGTACGCCGGGGCACGGCGACCGCTCCCATCATCGCTGCCTCCCTGGCCCACCTGAAGGATGCCGCCCGGCGCCTGCTCTCGGAGCGCCTGGCGGAGAATCCCTAACCCCGAGTCCCCGATTCCCCAGGCCGGCTACTCCGCACCCGGCGAGGAGTCCTGCTGGAACGCCACGATCCGCTCGATCGCCTCCGCCACGTCCCGCTCGCCGGCCGCGAAGGACAGCCGCACGTACTCCTCGCCGTGCGCCGTGTCGAAGTCCGTGCCCGGCGTCAGCGCCACGTGCGCCCGCTCCAGCAGTGCCTCACAGTAGGCCGTGGAGGTGCCGTACCGCGCCAGCATCGCTTCCCCTGGCTTCGCCCAGAAATAGAAGGCGCCGTTCGCGGGCGCGGCATCGGTCCAGCCCAGCCGGCCCTGGTTCTCCAGCACCAGGGCGCGGGCCCGGGCGAACCCGGCGACCTGGACGTCGCACTCCACGTAGGACTGCTCCGTGAAGGCCTCCACCGCCGCGTACTGCGCGGCCGCCGGCGGGCACAGGGACACCGAGCCGGAGAGCCCGCTGACCGCCGGCGCCAGGTCCTCCGGCATCAGCATCCACCCGATCCGCCAGCCCGGCATCCCCCAGTACTTGGAGAAGGAGCTGATCACCAGGGCCTCCGCCGAATACTCCCCCGCACAGACCCCGCGCACGACGCCGGCCGCGTCACCTCCCGCGGCACCGTCACCTGCGGTGCTGGAAGACCCGTACGTCACCCCGTGGTAGATCTCGTCCGAGACCAGCCGCACCCCGCGACCGGAGCACCACCGCGCCAGCGCGGCCATCTCCTGCCGGGTGGCCATGGTCCCGGTCGGATTGTTCGGGGAGGCGAGGATCAATCCGGCCAGCGGACCGTGCACGGCCTCCGCCTCCTCGAGGAGCGCGGGGGTGGGCTGGAAGCGCACGGCCGGGCCGGCGTCGAGCTCCACCACCTGGCAGCCGAGCGCGGCGAGGATGTTGCGGTAGGCGGCATAGCCGGGGCGGGCCATGGCCACGCGGTCCCCCGGGTTGAAGGCGGCGAGGAAGCCGAGCATGAACGCGCCGGAGGAGCCGGTGGTCACGGCCACCCGCGCGGGGTCCACGTCCAGGCCGTACCAGCGCCCGTAGTGCGCCGCGATGGCCTGCCGCAGCGGGGCGATGCCCAGCGTCGGCGTGTAGTTCAGCGCCCGCCCGGAGGCGTGCACCTCCGCCGCCCGCGCGTTGACCGCGGTGGGCGCCCCGCCGCCGGGTTCCCCGGCGCACAGGCTCACGACGTCGGCTCCAGCGGCCCGCAGTTCGGCGACCCTCCCGAGGATGGTCATCACCTGGAAGTCCGGGACCTGCGAGCGCGAGGAGGGGCCGAGGGGGCGGGCGGTGGAAGCGGCAGGGGCGGGGCGCTCGTCGGTCATGACCCGAGCCTAGCGATGGGTCAGTCCCTGTCCTCCTCGGTCTCCGGGATGCCTTGGACGTTGTAGACGCCGAACCCGAGCACGCCCGCCACGACCGCGGCCACGATGGCCGGGCGCAGCAGATAGTCCGAGGCGCCCTCGATCCACCCTGCCTGAGCGGTGACCAGGCCGGCGATCTGCGTCAGAACCAGAAGGAAGGCCAGGCCGAGGAACAGGGTCATGGCCACGGTGTACAGGCCGGTGAAGGCCTTGTTGAGTGTCTTGCGCACGGAGTGCTCCTAACTGATGGGGACGGGGACGATGCCCAAGGCGATGAGGATTCCCAGGGCCGTGATCGGCAGGACGTAGTAGATCACCAGGGGGATGAAGGTGCTCTCCGGTTTGGCGCCGGTGATGCCGCTGGCCACGAAGATGGAGCCGGAGGCCGGGGGTGAGGCACCCTCGGTGGAGGCGAAGACCAGCATGGCGATGACCGCCAGGAGGGGGTCCACCCCCGCTCCGACGAGGGTGACGAGGGAGACCTGGCCGACGGCCGAGAGCGTGGCCGTCGAGGACAGCGGCCCGGCCACGAGGACCACCAGGGCACCCACGAGGCTCACGAGGAGCCAGACAGGGATGTCCAGTCCGCTGACGATGCTGTCCACGTCCTCGGCCAGGCCGAGGCGGTCGAGGACCTCGCTGGCGGAGATCGCGAAGTACAGCAGCACCCCGATGGTGAAGAAGTGCGGCACGCTGTCCCGCATCAGCTCCCACCAGCCCCGCAGCGTCCGGGGCAGCTCTCGCCAGCCCACGATGGCGCTGATCGCGATGATCAGGACGGGGATCCAGACGATCAAGGAGATGGAGTCGAGCGATTCCCCGTACCCGCCCGAGGCGAGGAGCGCGTCGGCCAGGGGGCCGACGGTCACCAGGATCGGCACGAGGGCGCCCAGGAAGATCAGCGTGGAGGGCCAGCCGGTTCGGAGTGCGCTGCGCAGGGTGACGTGGTCCTCGGCGACCTCCGGCCGCACGCCGTCCCGGTGGACGAACCAGAAGGTCAGGATGACCCGCCACACCACCTGGTACAGGCCCGCCACCAGCAGTGCCAGGTAGACCTGGCTGGTGGTCACCATGGAACCGGCGAAGCCGATCATGATGATCATCGACGCACTCGGCGGCAGGGCCGCGCCCAGTCCGGCGTTCCCGGCGATCACGGTGGCCGCCCGGGACCGCTTCCAGCCGGATTTGACCATCCAGGGGCCGGTGATCGAGCCCGAGGCGGCAGCGTTGCCGGTGTTCGAGCCCCCGGCGAGCGCCCCCATGACCCCGGACGCCGCAACGTCCACGAAGGCGGGACCTCCGCGGACTCGTCCGAGTGCGGAGGACAGGATCTTCACGAGTTTGCCGATGACCCCGACGCGTTCGACGAAGTACGTCATGAACACGAATCCGGCCGCGGCGTAGAGGACTTCCGACTCGGTGGCCTCCACCATGGACTCCACGGCGACGGCCGGTGCATCCATGCCCGCGAACGGCAGGGTCGCCAGGAAACCGAGAATCATTGCCTCGCCCATGTTGCGCTTGACCAGCACGTTCCAGATGACGATGACCGAGATGAAGACAGCGAGGGCGATCAGTGCGGTCGGCATCAGGAACCAGCCTTCCCACGGCGGCGGAGAATCTCGTCCCGGCGGCGTTCCTCGTCGGCCAGGACGGCCTGGCCGCGGCGCAGGACGGATTCGACTTCAGCGGAGGGGACCACGATCACGCCGTCGGAGTCGGCGACCACGTAGTCACCGGGCTGGCACACGACTCCACCGATGGACACGGGTACCTCGGTTCGGCCGGGGCCGTCCTTGTAGGGGCCGGCGGGTGAAATTCCGGCAGCCCAGACCGGGAAGCCGATCTCCGCCAGCTCCCGGGCGTCGCGGACTGCGCCGTCCGTGATGAAGGCACGGATTCCTTTCGAGACCGCGCGCTCGGCGATGAGCTCGCCCATCAAAGCTCGTTCGGCGTGGCCGCCGGCGGCCACCACGAGGATGTCCCCCGCCCGGGCTGCGTCCAGCGCGCGGTGCACGGCCGCGTTGTCCCCCGGCCGGGTCCAGACGGTCAATGCCCGTCCGGCCACGGCTGGCGCCTCCCAGACGGGCTTGATCCGGGAGGTCATCAGGCCCAGCCGGTCGCCGGCGTCGCCCAGGGCCGCGGTGGGAATGGCCGCGAGCCGTTCCACCAGGTCCCCGTCTGAGGTACGGGCGGCGCGCAGGTGGTATTCGCGGGCACCGCTGGTCACCGGCCAATCGGACGCTGGCCCGTCCAGCCCCGTGAGGCTGTCCGCGAGTTCTCGGCCCCGGCGGGCGGCGTGGAGCATGGTCCCCGATCGTAGACGGTCACGACCGGCGTCACCGTCAGCCAGGGCCACGGCGATCTGTTCGCCCATCCAGTCAGACTCGCCGGCGCGGTCCGCCGCGTCCATCGACTCGCTGACCAACGCGCCCAGGCCTTTCATGAAGACGCTGCGCAACAGTTTCCGGCTGGAGGCCGCACCGAGGTCCGTCCCCACCGTCTCCGGATTGCCGCCCAGCTCCACCAGTCGCCGGCGGGCCTCCTCGGCGGCCGGGCCGGCCAGCAGCACCTGGACCCGTTCCCCGAACCGCCGCACCGAGCCGATGACCGCCCCGTCGACGACCTCCGCGCCAGGCTCTCCGGTCCCGGACAGGGCGTCCCGCACCTGCTCCTTGAGCCGGGGGGAACCGGAGTTCAGGTCGATGTACACGGCGTCCCGTCCCAGGTGCGGCGCCGCCTCCTGCGCCGCGGCGACCGCGTGCGCCGCCGTCGTCAGACTCAGCACCACTTCCGCCCCGTCGACGGCCTGGGCAATCGACGGTCGGCGGTGCACCGAGGGGTTCACCGCCACCTCCGCCGGGTCATACCCCGAGACCTCGTGACCCGTGCGGGCGAACCCCTCGGCGAAGGTCCTCCCCGCCTCACCCAAACCCAACACCGCTACTCGCACGATGACATCTCCTATCGTTAGTGGCATATTTACTCTCACTCTGCGAGAGTCCTTGTGCATCTTAGTGTTACATATCACTGTGATGTCAAGCACGAATCATTGAATGAGAGTTGGAGGCCATGGGCGAGATTTCTTGCCACAATGGGAGGCCAGAGGTCCGTACGGTGAGGAGCAGGGCATGGCGGAGAGCAACAACCGGGGGCGCACGGTAGAACGGTCGCTGGACATCGTGGACTACGTCAGCACGGTGCGCAGCCCGGTGAAGCTGAGTCAGATCGCCCGGCAGACCGGCCTGCACCTGGCCACCACCCAGCGGCTGGCCGCCACTCTGGTGCACCGCGGCTACCTCCGGGTGCAGGACGCCGGGTACACCGTGGGCCCCTCCGTGCTCTCGCTGGCGCGGGCCTTCACGCTCCAGGATCGCCTCAGCGTGGTCTCCTTCCCGGTCCTCCAGGGCCTCACCGACGCCACGGGGCTCACCTCCTCGCTCTACGTGCGCACCGGGGACACCCGGGTGCTGACCTGCCGGGTGGATGCGCCCCACCCGATGAGGTACCAGCTCCCGATCGGCCAGCGCCTCGAACTCACCCGCGGCGGAGGCAAGGTGCTGCTCGCCTATCAGTCCGCCGAGGACGGCCAGGCAGTGGAGGATGAGGCCGAGACGACACTCGCGGACGGTCGGATCCAGACCTCCGAGGACCTGGCCGGCGAACTGGCCACCGTCAGGTCACTGGGATACCACTTGAGCATCTCCGAGCGGCACCACGGGACCGTGAGCCTCACGGCTCCCATTTGGTCCCCGGACGGGGTCCTGTGCGGCGTCGTCAACATCGTGGCCCATGACGACACGCTCACCGGAGACCAGGTCATGGAGCTACGGCCCCACCTGATGTCAGCGGCCCGCAACATCGGCGAACAGATGTAGCCCTGACGGCTCCTGCCCCGGGTCAATCGCCTCGCAGCCCGAGCAGGGCACCCTGGACCCATGACACGGCACCCGCGGCACGGTGGCTGCGGGCTGGCGCACCTGGCTGTAATTACTGATCGGCGGGGCCGCGGCGCCGGGACTGATCGGCCTCGCCGCGGTCCACCTGGTCCTCAGCGCCGCCCCCAGCGCGGTCACGCTGTTCCTGATGGGCCCGTCAGTACTGGCCGGTCATCCCAGCCGGGAGGTGCCGAGTGTTGGAGGCTGGGAGCTGGCACCTGGGCATCACGCCCCTATGAATCAGCCGGCGGCCGGTGCCGTGAGCC of Citricoccus sp. K5 contains these proteins:
- a CDS encoding TRAP transporter large permease subunit, whose translation is MPTALIALAVFISVIVIWNVLVKRNMGEAMILGFLATLPFAGMDAPAVAVESMVEATESEVLYAAAGFVFMTYFVERVGVIGKLVKILSSALGRVRGGPAFVDVAASGVMGALAGGSNTGNAAASGSITGPWMVKSGWKRSRAATVIAGNAGLGAALPPSASMIIMIGFAGSMVTTSQVYLALLVAGLYQVVWRVILTFWFVHRDGVRPEVAEDHVTLRSALRTGWPSTLIFLGALVPILVTVGPLADALLASGGYGESLDSISLIVWIPVLIIAISAIVGWRELPRTLRGWWELMRDSVPHFFTIGVLLYFAISASEVLDRLGLAEDVDSIVSGLDIPVWLLVSLVGALVVLVAGPLSSTATLSAVGQVSLVTLVGAGVDPLLAVIAMLVFASTEGASPPASGSIFVASGITGAKPESTFIPLVIYYVLPITALGILIALGIVPVPIS
- a CDS encoding IclR family transcriptional regulator, translated to MAESNNRGRTVERSLDIVDYVSTVRSPVKLSQIARQTGLHLATTQRLAATLVHRGYLRVQDAGYTVGPSVLSLARAFTLQDRLSVVSFPVLQGLTDATGLTSSLYVRTGDTRVLTCRVDAPHPMRYQLPIGQRLELTRGGGKVLLAYQSAEDGQAVEDEAETTLADGRIQTSEDLAGELATVRSLGYHLSISERHHGTVSLTAPIWSPDGVLCGVVNIVAHDDTLTGDQVMELRPHLMSAARNIGEQM
- a CDS encoding NAD(P)-binding domain-containing protein; translated protein: MRVAVLGLGEAGRTFAEGFARTGHEVSGYDPAEVAVNPSVHRRPSIAQAVDGAEVVLSLTTAAHAVAAAQEAAPHLGRDAVYIDLNSGSPRLKEQVRDALSGTGEPGAEVVDGAVIGSVRRFGERVQVLLAGPAAEEARRRLVELGGNPETVGTDLGAASSRKLLRSVFMKGLGALVSESMDAADRAGESDWMGEQIAVALADGDAGRDRLRSGTMLHAARRGRELADSLTGLDGPASDWPVTSGAREYHLRAARTSDGDLVERLAAIPTAALGDAGDRLGLMTSRIKPVWEAPAVAGRALTVWTRPGDNAAVHRALDAARAGDILVVAAGGHAERALMGELIAERAVSKGIRAFITDGAVRDARELAEIGFPVWAAGISPAGPYKDGPGRTEVPVSIGGVVCQPGDYVVADSDGVIVVPSAEVESVLRRGQAVLADEERRRDEILRRRGKAGS
- a CDS encoding aminotransferase class I/II-fold pyridoxal phosphate-dependent enzyme, coding for MTDERPAPAASTARPLGPSSRSQVPDFQVMTILGRVAELRAAGADVVSLCAGEPGGGAPTAVNARAAEVHASGRALNYTPTLGIAPLRQAIAAHYGRWYGLDVDPARVAVTTGSSGAFMLGFLAAFNPGDRVAMARPGYAAYRNILAALGCQVVELDAGPAVRFQPTPALLEEAEAVHGPLAGLILASPNNPTGTMATRQEMAALARWCSGRGVRLVSDEIYHGVTYGSSSTAGDGAAGGDAAGVVRGVCAGEYSAEALVISSFSKYWGMPGWRIGWMLMPEDLAPAVSGLSGSVSLCPPAAAQYAAVEAFTEQSYVECDVQVAGFARARALVLENQGRLGWTDAAPANGAFYFWAKPGEAMLARYGTSTAYCEALLERAHVALTPGTDFDTAHGEEYVRLSFAAGERDVAEAIERIVAFQQDSSPGAE
- a CDS encoding LysR family transcriptional regulator; the encoded protein is MIDRRLLTLRTFASCGSIAATAELTGYSPSAVSAQLRELQQSLGMRLLLKEGRGLHLTATGRYLVEQTDGLVEECDRITSTMASVAGATPIEFGLGGFSTAASSLLVPLAAELQATQPKVTVRVVEASPSRCLDLLLAERIDLAVVVATEAEADVGADARVEETPLLDDPLDVMLPLKHRLAARSSVSLHELVGEVWITDAPGTAYRALFSAAFTAAGVNPKVQHEVTEWETTTALVGAGMGLGLVPRLASLAGAENVRRVPISGPARPTRRILAAVRRGTATAPIIAASLAHLKDAARRLLSERLAENP